Proteins found in one Zea mays cultivar B73 chromosome 1, Zm-B73-REFERENCE-NAM-5.0, whole genome shotgun sequence genomic segment:
- the LOC103635297 gene encoding stomatal closure-related actin-binding protein 1, translated as MTKAATLYGSKTQSDALRPGPLRPANIIRNKFPTYKNGSNGIVIKLADGPEMPPLKEIVAKETADLLDRRQRLSVRELAMKFEKGLNTATLLSNEVKWRQVALLERDILLKNLKCVLESLRGRVTGKTKDEIEESISMVEILAVQLSKREAELLQQKEEVTKLAKSLKQASEDAKRIVEEERANAHTEIETAKSSVQRVQQAVQEHEKMSQNTGKQDMEELKKEVREARRIKMLHQPSKAMDLENEIRILRNTFAEKSKDCVNLLKELEMHKRLKENGTIPSFDLEGLQCLGSMLRIVGLSGTHMDLSNISIQWFRIHPKESNKEIISGATRPVYALEPHDVGRYLQAEIDVGGEIAVAKTAGPVDPDAGLVDYVETLVRKPETEFNVVVLQLNGIDLPKESVHVLNVGRLRMRLTKGNSVVAKEFYSSSMQLCGVRGGGEAASQAMFWRPRNDLSLVLAFESTRERNTAIMLARRFAVDCNIILAGPGDKTPW; from the exons ATGACGAAGGCAGCAACTCTTTATGGGAGCAAGACACAGAGCGATGCCCTACGGCCAGGGCCATTGCGCCCAGCAAATATTATCAGAAATAAATTCCCCACATACAAGAATGGTTCAAATGGTATAGTGATCAAGCTGGCTGATGGTCCAGAAATGCCACCTCTCAAGGAGATCGTTGCAAAGGAAACTGCAGATCTACTTGATCGTCGTCAGCGTCTCTCTGTTCGTGAACTTGCGATGAAGTTTGAGAAGGGTCTCAACACTGCCACGCTGTTGTCGAATGAG GTTAAATGGAGACAAGTAGCTTTGCTGGAGCGGGATATCCTTTTGAAAAATCTAAAGTGTGTATTAGAATCATTGAGAGGCCGGGTGACAGGCAAAACTAAGGATGAAATCGAGGAGTCTATATCTATG GTGGAGATCCTTGCGGTTCAGCTCTCCAAAAGAGAAGCCGAGTTGCTTCAACAAAAAGAAGAGGTCACAAAATTAGCAAAATCATTAAAGCAG GCTTCTGAAGATGCAAAGAGAATTGTTGAAGAAGAAAGAGCTAATGCTCATACAGAAATAGAAACTGCTAAGAGTTCTGTCCAAAGAGTTCAGCAAGCAGTTCAGGAGCATGAGAAGATGTCCCAAAATACCGGGAAGCAA GACATGGAAGAACTAAAGAAAGAAGTTAGAGAAGCCCGGAGGATCAAAATGTTGCATCAGCCCAGCAAG GCAATGGATCTGGAAAATGAAATACGAATTTTACGTAACACATTCGCTGAGAAGTCCAAGGATTGTGTTAATCTTTTGAAAGAG TTGGAAATGCATAAAAGGTTAAAAGAAAATGGTACCATCCCTTCTTTCGATCTGGAGGGTCTCCAATGCTTAGGATCAATGCTACGTATAGTTGGTTTGAGTGGCACTCACATGGATTTGTCAAATATTTCAATCCAGTGGTTCCGGATACATCCAAAAGAAAGCAACAAAGAGATCATTTCAG GCGCCACAAGACCAGTATATGCTCTGGAGCCACATGATGTTGGGCGCTATTTGCAAGCTGAAATCGATGTCGGCGGTGAAATTGCAGTTGCAAAGACAGCTGGGCCAGTAGACCCTG ATGCTGGATTGGTTGATTATGTGGAGACACTCGTAAGGAAACCTGAAACTGAATTCAAT GTTGTTGTGCTTCAATTGAATGGCATTGACCTGCCAAAAGAGTCAGTTCATGTTCTCAATGTCGGAAGGCTGCGGATGAGACTTACTAAAGGGAATTCAGTAGTTGCCAAGGAATTCTATTCCTCATCAATGCAG ttatgtggtgttagAGGTGGTGGCGAAGCAGCCTCGCAGGCGATGTTTTGGCGACCCAGAAATGACCTCAGCTTGGTGCTAGCCTTCGAGAGCACTCGAGAACGCAACACGGCCATCATGCTCGCTCGGCGTTTCGCTGTAGACTGCAAT ATCATCCTTGCTGGGCCAGGCGACAAAACTCCCTGGTGA